The nucleotide window TTAAGTTGTTGTCCAAGAGGTTTTACCATAGTTATTTATGATTTTCATCAGTTATGTACATTGCATGATATATCAGCTCTAAAGAAAAATAGATTATCATCTGCGAATAAGAAATGAGATATCGTAAGGATTGCTCATGCAATTTTTAGACCAATTATCCTTCCTTTGCATTTAGCTCTCTCGATTTGACTGATAAGACCTTATGTTAAGATTGTTTCTTTATAGTTGTATATTTTCTACTATTtgtttatccttttttttttcttaaagactTTGTACCTTTTAACGACATTAATCGGATTCAAAGATTACTAAAAGTGTGAGAAAATGTGGTTTTAATCTAGAAGACGGCCACCCATGACACTGAAAACATAAGTTAGTTGTGGAGCTCCATGGACCTGCAAAGACATGTGATTACTAAATAGAGTTATTGCTATTAGCATAAATAGTTATAGACAATCATCTgaaattgataatatattttacatttcttgttttttatattttttcagacATACCCATGTGGTCAATTGACACCTCGACCAGAGAAATCCTGTTTGTTAAGAAATATTTAACTACAATTTAATGTTACAACCATATAACTAGTTTTATATTTCAACCTTTTCTACAACTACAATACTGTCATAGAGAATATAGATAAGGCAACCTTTATGCTGTAGATAAGTAATTTACATTCTAGAATACGTTTTGCGTGATTATAATCAacatttctccttcttctccagCAATATCTCGTCGTCAGTTTTGACCACACCGACACACTGAAACTTAGGTTTTAGCTTCTTGTTTTCGTTGTTTATGTTCCTCTTTTATTGTACACGTTCTTCTTTACATCTCCCTCGAGTAGCTAGAAATATCAATTTTTGTGCCTAATTAATTGCATCAATTTAATTCTCAACGCTACAGATACTGCACCTATCTTGGGAATGCAACTCAtgattatgatatttttttttttgaacatctattatgatattttctttgcaTACATTTGTCGTTGGACCACTCCATTATTTTATCAACGACTCATACCATTATAATTTGGACCATATTCTTAACTAACGAGGAATAAACAGAATATATATCAAAGTAACATGCATGCGACAAGAAACCcaaatcagtaaatctaaaccATAGTATAACTGAGAAAAGTTAAAACATACGTACTGCCTGCCTATTAAAAAGGTTCTTATTTATAATTTCCCGTATaaacttttaataaaaacacCGTATATAAGTATTTCGTTGAATATATACAAATACATATAACAGCTATTTCATTGTAGTAATATATATGaacaaaaatgaagaacaaAATAGAGACATGGATAACGACAGAGACAGGGACTCACTCAAAATGACAAATGAGTCAATGACAGAGCATGCCCGTCACTTTCCCTCCGGCTGCTCCAGCTCCACCACATTAAAACTCACacggaaagagagagaaagatgaaGTTTTATGAATATAACACTCTCTGACCTTCTTGTCTTATCACAAACAAATCTCTCACGTTCCTTTTTACTCATCCAAACCTATTTCTCTATCTCTTCTCCATCACCATCTCTTTACTGTATGGGTTGTCGAGATATTCTGCTGACTTTCTCCGTCGCGCTCTTACTTATCTCTCTGTTCCAGATCTGGCTTTTCCGGGAAGGACAAGTCCGGGAACTGGCAGAAGACAATCAGGTTGGAAAAGACGTAAACACCCTCGCCTCCAAGAACAAGAAGGATAATGTTCAACGTCTCTTCCAAAGGTACTTCAAGGGTCTAAACAATAGCAACAGTCGCTTTGAAGATTCATACAGACAGATCCCTAGCTCCCCAGATCGCCTCCACAACTAGTTAGTTGCTTCtgtttttatattcttttattttcttccatcctttttaaaaattttattgtcaaactatatttattttcttacctCAATTTGTATCTTATGTATTTCGTAAATGAGGGCATTTTGGTTATTCACATTTGAATGACAATTGTTAGCCGTTGTATATAtcaaaatcgttttttttttcatttcagaaTTTTGAAGAGATTTactagaattataaaaatatctctTCATGATTGATCAAcattaaaaatgatataaaaaacTGTTTTACAAATATTGGTATTATATTATTGAGAATCTTTAAAGAGTTTGCTTACCATTGAAGTGCTTTGAGTTAATTTGCTATACTTCTATAGCTTTGTGATTTACAAATGCACATTCTGTAAATGGAATAAAAGCTCCTCGTTTTTCTCAGTAATCAGTTATTGATTTGTCTTACCCCTCAATCAAGAAAACAATACTTATTTGCCTCTTGTTTATTGGTTTTCTCCTTGTCATCAGTCTTTTTTTACTAGTTTTCACGTTACCACCCGCGAACACAGTTTTTGCTGTTGATAGCGGTTGTAGGTATTTTACAATAATCACTTAAACCGTTGTAAAATTCTTCGAACCGTTTTAAAcatcataaattcaaaagctggttatAACTAGCGTCTGCGGTTGCGGGATggtaaattgttttttaaaacaatataaacacaaaaataaaaatattcaataaaaaaatttaaattagaattataaaaatactaaaatatatctattatattttaattaatattataaaattttaaaatgaaaatattttctataatttttaaaaatttatatagctttctaatataatttttatatttattatagtattatgatttttgatattttattattagataaaatataaatattgttaatttattatttaattgctgctgcatttggtagttaaccaatCATAAATATCATGGAAACGCATTAATTTTTAACCGTAGAATCAGTTCACCCGCATCGGTAAACttccgcaaccgctgcgtttgaaccagtaaTGCCCTAAACATCATAGTTTAGTTATTattgtaaaaaaacaaaaatagctAGACCATTTTCTATGAAAGTTTAATTTTTGGAATTATGATATTATCAGCCAATCGTTCAACTTTCATATAAATCACGCACGTTAATTTGATTATCGTGTTCATTCATATTCCTGTCTTCtatttgttaattttgtttcaaaaataattgcaTAGAAACACCAAGTCATCATTATCTTACTCCCACTATATGATCAAAATATCAAGGTTTTGAACATACCTGTAACACGTACATataacattatttatttata belongs to Brassica rapa cultivar Chiifu-401-42 chromosome A07, CAAS_Brap_v3.01, whole genome shotgun sequence and includes:
- the LOC103829156 gene encoding CLAVATA3/ESR (CLE)-related protein 43, translating into MNITLSDLLVLSQTNLSRSFLLIQTYFSISSPSPSLYCMGCRDILLTFSVALLLISLFQIWLFREGQVRELAEDNQVGKDVNTLASKNKKDNVQRLFQRYFKGLNNSNSRFEDSYRQIPSSPDRLHN